In the genome of Electrophorus electricus isolate fEleEle1 chromosome 26, fEleEle1.pri, whole genome shotgun sequence, one region contains:
- the gadd45ba gene encoding growth arrest and DNA-damage-inducible, beta a isoform X2, which yields MTLEEVVGCDITDKKMETVSQALEELLVAAQRQDCLTVGVYESAKLMNVDPDSVVLCILATDEEDEDDIALQIHFTLLQAFCCENDINILRVSGLRRLAQVLEEPSTVENNNSEPRDFHCILVSNPQCQPLKCQALKEVGNYCDESRCKNQWVPYLSLQER from the exons atGACTCTGGAAGAAGTCGTTGGATGCGATATTACTGATAAAAA GATGGAAACCGTGAGCCAAGCCTTAGAGGAGCTACTCGTAGCAGCCCAAAGACAAGACTGTCTTACTGTCGGCGTTTACGAGTCTGCAAAACTGATGAATGT CGATCCAGACAGTGTGGTGCTGTGCATTCTGGCGACGGATGAAGAAGACGAGGATGATATTGCACTTCAGATTCACTTCACGCTCCTTCAAGCATTCTGCTGTGAAAACGACATTAATATCCTGCGCGTGTCCGGCTTGCGACGCCTGGCACAGGTCCTCGAGGAGCCGAGCACCGTGGAGAACAATAACAGCGAGCCAAGAGACTTCCACTGCATTTTGGTGTCT AACCCTCAGTGCCAGCCGCTGAAATGCCAAGCGTTGAAGGAGGTGGGCAACTACTGCGACGAAAGCCGCTGCAAAAACCAGTGGGTCCCCTATCTGTCTCTGCAAGAGCGCTGA
- the gadd45ba gene encoding growth arrest and DNA-damage-inducible, beta a isoform X1, which produces MTLEEVVGCDITDKKMETVSQALEELLVAAQRQDCLTVGVYESAKLMNVDPDSVVLCILATDEEDEDDIALQIHFTLLQAFCCENDINILRVSGLRRLAQVLEEPSTVENNNSEPRDFHCILVSQNPQCQPLKCQALKEVGNYCDESRCKNQWVPYLSLQER; this is translated from the exons atGACTCTGGAAGAAGTCGTTGGATGCGATATTACTGATAAAAA GATGGAAACCGTGAGCCAAGCCTTAGAGGAGCTACTCGTAGCAGCCCAAAGACAAGACTGTCTTACTGTCGGCGTTTACGAGTCTGCAAAACTGATGAATGT CGATCCAGACAGTGTGGTGCTGTGCATTCTGGCGACGGATGAAGAAGACGAGGATGATATTGCACTTCAGATTCACTTCACGCTCCTTCAAGCATTCTGCTGTGAAAACGACATTAATATCCTGCGCGTGTCCGGCTTGCGACGCCTGGCACAGGTCCTCGAGGAGCCGAGCACCGTGGAGAACAATAACAGCGAGCCAAGAGACTTCCACTGCATTTTGGTGTCT CAGAACCCTCAGTGCCAGCCGCTGAAATGCCAAGCGTTGAAGGAGGTGGGCAACTACTGCGACGAAAGCCGCTGCAAAAACCAGTGGGTCCCCTATCTGTCTCTGCAAGAGCGCTGA
- the larp6b gene encoding la-related protein 6b — MSLPAFTGIFPSDENALSKDPFLYTDDGLNDSLDGSSTELTDVFEEEGCEAEVWTPPSSELRQKIATQLEHYLSDENLEADAFLLKHIQRNKMGYVSLKLLTSFKKIRDLTRDWRTTLAAARISQQLEVNEAGTKVRRRCPVPDWLLCVPTTKLLLAWNFLGNTTEGTESGGSGAEQQDFMEAAMCVFGLYGTITSLRILRPGKEVPAELRRYAKKHAELGRKLCAVVEFEYLDGARKAYEALGVAEQQQGGKGIRVALLGSRGTRKSVCHGEESEESIENDGSKKPNRKAKRHLYSMEDSALYSSSESDFTPASPRPNRRVSRPQALYGSPLAIPRASAFCSDPYRNPLGSPVGSPLLPRKLFPGGHAISPLATPPFSSTPTSVGSATYSRNKCSADYTQDSTGNVGSPWVQRRKNAAQALHPEKSCPLSPSHVKRSLGVLVMRQPQGPDGTKGFHNSIGRGKVLLP, encoded by the exons ATGTCTTTACCCGCCTTTACGGGCATCTTTCCCAGTGACGAGAATGCGCTTTCAAAAGATCCGTTCTTATACACTGATGATGGACTAAATGATAGTTTGGATGG AAGTTCAACAGAACTGACTGATGTCTTTGAAGAGGAAGGGTGTGAGGCTGAAGTGTGGACTCCACCATCAAGCGAGCTGAGGCAAAAAATAGCCACCCAGCTTGAACACTACCTTTCTGATGAAAATCTGGAGGCTGACGCTTTCCTGTTAAAACACATTCAGAGGAACAAGATGGGTTATGTCAGCCTCAAATTGTTGACATCATTCAAAAAG ATCAGGGATCTGACGCGTGATTGGCGTACCACACTGGCTGCTGCACGGATTTCTCAGCAGCTGGAGGTGAACGAGGCAGGCACCAAGGTACGACGCCGATGTCCTGTTCCTGactggctgctgtgtgttcccACCACTAAGCTGCTGCTGGCTTGGAACTTCCTGGGGAATACCACCGAGGGAACAGAGAGTGGGGGATCTGGAGCGGAGCAGCAGGACTTCATGGAGgctgcaatgtgtgtgtttggtctgtaTGGTACGATCACATCCCTCCGTATCCTCCGGCCAGGGAAGGAGGTCCCTGCTGAGCTCAGGCGCTATGCCAAGAAGCATGCAGAGCTGGGGCGCAAGTTATGTGCAGTGGTGGAGTTTGAGTACCTGGACGGTGCCCGCAAGGCCTATGAAGCCCTCGGAGTGGCGGAGCAGCAGCAGGGGGGTAAGGGTATCCGCGTGGCGCTCCTTGGCAGTCGAGGCACGCGCAAGTCAGTGTGCCACGGTGAGGAGTCGGAGGAGAGCATCGAGAACGATGGCTCCAAGAAGCCAAACCGGAAGGCCAAGAGGCACCTCTACTCTATGGAGGACTCTGCCCTCTACAGCTCCTCTGAGTCAGACTTCACCCCAGCCTCACCGCGTCCTAACCGCAGGGTGTCCCGTCCGCAGGCCCTGTACGGCAGCCCCCTGGCCATCCCACGGGCGTCTGCTTTCTGCTCTGACCCCTACAGGAACCCCTTGGGCAGCCCTGTCGGAAGCCCCCTCCTGCCGCGTAAGCTGTTTCCCGGAGGCCATGCCATCTCCCCTCTGGCAACGCCTCCATTTAGCAGCACGCCAACCTCAGTTGGCAGTGCCACTTACAGCAGAAACAAGTGCTCTGCGGATTACACCCAGGACAGCACAGGGAATGTGGGGAGCCCGTGGGTCCAGCGCCGCAAAAATGCTGCCCAGGCCTTGCATCCAGAGAAAAGCTGCCCTTTGTCACCTAGTCACGTAAAAAGGTCACTGGGTGTGCTAGTTATGCGCCAGCCACAGGGACCTGACGGCACCAAAGGATTCCACAACTCCATTGGGAGAGGAAAGGTGCTATTGCCATAG
- the vmac gene encoding vimentin-type intermediate filament-associated coiled-coil protein, with translation MSSPSPVQIREANAHLAALHGRVADLEHKLEAAENTVREQAESLIRKDEQLRAATQEITNNKDREISYLHEKLCQSEDSIQKLQHMVKEKDSLIGQLQHRCQLLDNICKSRPLLDSMLAQMAEAERMGPVIDLTRPTGDASLTDGESNCSPSGLSNHKDFSLSEDDMDDQELDGVVFGTTV, from the exons ATGTCGTCTCCGTCGCCGGTACAGATAAGGGAGGCGAATGCGCACCTGGCCGCTTTGCACGGACGAGTGGCGGACCTTGAGCACAAGCTAGAGGCAGCTGAAAACACTGTGCGGGAGCAGGCGGAGAGTTTAATACGGAAAGATGAGCAGTTGAGGGCGGCAACCCaagaaataacaaacaacaaGGACAG GGAGATTTCCTACCTCCATGAAAAGCTTTGTCAGTCAGAGGATTCCATTCAGAAACTCCAGCACATGGTCAAGGAGAAGGATTCTTTGATTGGCCAGCTGCAGCACCGTTGTCAGCTGCTGGACAACATCTGCAAAAGCCGTCCCTTATTAGATAGTATGCTGGCCCAAATGGCCGAGGCAGAACGGATGGGCCCTGTTATTGACTTGACCAGACCCACGGGAGATGCATCTCTCACCGATGGAGAGTCCAACTGCAGCCCCAGTGGACTTTCAAATCACAAAGACTTTTCACTCAGCGAGGACGACATGGATGATCAGGAGTTAGATGGTGTGGTGTTTGGAACTACGGTATGA
- the ndufa11 gene encoding NADH dehydrogenase [ubiquinone] 1 alpha subcomplex subunit 11 — translation MGYWDLQEGKDCVEKTFITTKLGTAIGLIGSAYHIVAFKPDTAVEALARAANGTVTMASLGAIFGVVTCLSAHARDAPDDPKNYFIGGCASGAFVGARTHSAMTGIASCLGLGMVAMFTKVGKMEGWRLYGPPKL, via the exons ATGGGTTATTGGGACCTCCAAGAAGGTAAAGACTGCGTCGAAAAGACATTCATTACTACTAAACTGGGCACTGCCATTG GGCTTATTGGCTCAGCATATCATATAGTGGCATTCAAGCCTGATACAGCAGTTGAAGCGTTGGCAAGGGCAGCAAATGGCACAGTCACTATGG CATCTCTAGGGGCGATATTTGGAGTCGTCACTTGTCTTAGCGCACATGCTAGGGATGCTCCTGATGACCCCAAAAACTACTTCATTGGTGGATGTGCATCGGGTGCCTTTGTTGGAGCTCGAA CTCACAGTGCTATGACTGGCATAGCATCATGTCTTGGTTTGGGAATGGTGGCCATGTTTACCAAGGTTGGCAAGATGGAAGGTTGGAGGTTGTATGGTCCACCCAAGCTGTAA